In Flavobacterium gelatinilyticum, a genomic segment contains:
- a CDS encoding sugar-binding domain-containing protein, with product MFKKITLALLFSVSIFAQKQARIVEDFNKNWNFKLGDHPEAINANFNASDWRTLQLPHDWSIEGAFDKDAKTKQAQGFLPAGKGWYRKVFTIPASSKSKKVSVEFDGVFKNSEVFINGKSLGMRANGYISFGYDLSPYLNYGQSNVIAVKVDNDSQPNSRWYTGSGIYRNVRLVTSEKLHVGKWGTFVTTPEVSKEKSTVRFEVTIDNDNDNVREFNLVTSIVNADNDEVVNMTSIERIGAKTSEKKIHNLEVKQPKLWNTENPYLYKVITKVYEKSKLVDNYETPLGFRFFNFDSEKGFSLNGVPTKIYGVCLHHDNGALGAVENIHAVRRKLTLMKEMGANAIRMSHNPHSLEMMQLCDEMGFIVQDEAFDVWKKKKVTNDYHKDWDAWHKQDLEDFIKRDRNHPSVMMWSIGNEIREQFDSTGIAITRELAKIVKSLDTTRPVTSALTENVIEKNFIYQSGALDLLGFNYKHEDYKDFPAKFKGQKILASESVSALETRGHYDQSDIIQAWPVKHGAPFDGNADWTVSAYDQVKSYWGATHEENWKTIKSQDFMAGTFIWTGFDYIGEPDPYPFPARSSYFGIVDLAGLPKDVYYMYQSEWSNKTVLHILPHWNWKKDQEINVWAYYSNADEVELFLNGKSLGKKSKQNDDLHVSWKVKFEPGTLKAVSKRGGRVVLEKEIHTAGQASKLDLKADKKAIKNDTYDLVYVTISMTDKDGNLVPDAMDLINFEVTGGGKLVGVDNGYQANLESFKANSCKLFNGKCIAIIQSNGKKEKIQLKATVSGLQTSTIEVKVN from the coding sequence ATGTTTAAAAAAATTACACTTGCATTATTGTTTTCAGTATCAATTTTTGCACAAAAACAAGCCAGAATTGTTGAAGACTTCAACAAAAACTGGAACTTCAAATTAGGAGATCATCCAGAAGCAATAAATGCGAATTTCAATGCATCAGATTGGAGAACACTTCAATTACCGCATGACTGGAGTATTGAAGGCGCTTTTGATAAAGATGCTAAAACAAAGCAGGCACAAGGATTCTTACCTGCCGGAAAAGGCTGGTATCGTAAAGTTTTTACGATTCCTGCGAGTTCAAAAAGCAAAAAGGTTTCGGTGGAATTTGACGGTGTTTTTAAAAACAGCGAAGTATTCATAAATGGAAAATCATTAGGAATGCGTGCGAATGGGTATATCTCTTTTGGATACGATTTATCTCCGTATTTAAATTACGGACAGTCGAATGTTATTGCTGTAAAAGTTGATAATGATTCACAGCCCAATTCAAGATGGTATACGGGGTCCGGGATTTACAGAAATGTGAGATTGGTGACAAGTGAAAAACTTCATGTAGGGAAGTGGGGGACTTTTGTAACCACGCCTGAAGTTTCAAAAGAGAAATCAACCGTACGTTTTGAAGTTACAATTGATAATGATAATGACAATGTGAGAGAGTTTAATCTGGTTACTTCGATTGTAAATGCAGATAATGATGAAGTGGTGAATATGACTTCTATAGAAAGAATCGGAGCTAAAACCTCTGAAAAAAAGATTCATAATCTGGAAGTAAAACAGCCAAAATTATGGAATACAGAAAATCCGTATTTGTATAAAGTCATTACAAAAGTGTATGAGAAATCGAAATTGGTTGACAATTACGAGACGCCGCTTGGGTTTAGATTTTTCAATTTCGATTCAGAAAAAGGATTTTCTTTGAATGGCGTCCCAACTAAAATTTACGGAGTTTGTTTACATCACGATAATGGCGCTTTGGGAGCTGTAGAAAACATTCACGCGGTTAGAAGAAAACTGACTTTGATGAAAGAAATGGGAGCAAATGCTATTAGAATGTCTCACAATCCCCATTCTTTGGAAATGATGCAATTGTGCGACGAAATGGGATTCATCGTTCAGGACGAAGCTTTTGACGTTTGGAAGAAGAAAAAAGTAACGAACGATTACCACAAAGATTGGGATGCGTGGCACAAACAGGATTTAGAGGATTTTATCAAAAGAGACCGCAATCATCCATCGGTGATGATGTGGAGTATTGGTAACGAAATCAGAGAGCAGTTTGACAGCACTGGAATTGCGATTACTAGAGAATTGGCTAAAATTGTAAAATCGTTAGATACAACTCGTCCTGTTACATCTGCTTTGACAGAAAATGTAATCGAGAAAAATTTTATTTATCAATCAGGAGCTTTAGATCTTTTAGGATTCAATTACAAACATGAAGATTACAAAGATTTTCCAGCTAAATTTAAGGGACAAAAAATATTAGCTTCAGAGAGTGTTTCGGCTTTAGAAACGCGAGGACATTACGATCAATCGGATATTATTCAAGCCTGGCCTGTAAAACACGGAGCTCCGTTTGATGGAAATGCAGACTGGACGGTTTCGGCTTACGATCAGGTAAAGTCGTATTGGGGCGCGACGCACGAAGAAAACTGGAAAACAATAAAAAGTCAGGATTTCATGGCGGGAACTTTTATCTGGACAGGATTTGATTATATCGGAGAACCAGATCCGTATCCGTTTCCGGCAAGAAGTTCTTATTTCGGAATCGTCGATTTAGCCGGACTTCCAAAAGATGTATATTATATGTACCAAAGCGAATGGTCGAATAAAACGGTTCTGCATATTTTACCGCACTGGAACTGGAAAAAAGATCAGGAAATAAACGTTTGGGCCTATTACAGTAATGCAGATGAAGTAGAATTATTTTTAAACGGAAAATCGCTTGGCAAAAAATCAAAACAAAATGATGACCTGCACGTTTCCTGGAAAGTGAAGTTTGAACCGGGAACGTTAAAAGCGGTTTCAAAAAGAGGCGGAAGGGTAGTTTTAGAAAAAGAAATCCACACTGCTGGACAAGCTTCAAAATTGGACTTAAAAGCTGATAAAAAAGCCATTAAAAATGATACTTATGATTTGGTTTACGTAACCATTTCGATGACAGATAAAGACGGAAATTTAGTTCCCGATGCAATGGATTTAATCAATTTTGAAGTTACTGGTGGAGGAAAATTAGTTGGGGTTGATAATGGTTATCAAGCCAATCTGGAGTCGTTTAAAGCGAATTCCTGCAAGCTTTTCAACGGAAAGTGTATTGCAATTATTCAATCAAATGGAAAGAAAGAAAAGATTCAGTTGAAAGCAACGGTTTCTGGTTTACAGACATCAACAATTGAAGTTAAAGTGAATTAA
- a CDS encoding DUF4272 domain-containing protein, giving the protein MICTIYSHHLGLEKIKEIFLSHVPDGIFSNNGENLEFEVKGGILSPSKKVTVFYRERAVPSYQIPHTDDSELTANLKGLYGYVNSLPAQNEKIKGLFLHKIQTLNSEFSIRQDKGEIKQLNAIIKDLAIEFEAVLFVQPKTIISKADTQHFLDQDLNLIIDVNGNCEIDELPVNINSEYFDGDQTQLTEDQIQRKADSEKILERENIKINKHLPCIESENETTIRSAKEIAERLSVLAVTNLVAFNSISAEEAVDYLQEYHLWEKVTEGEKEFLADPTEDKKMYETWKCEGIWTLTWALKKVDALDFPNEFCSLENISAENYPVGKDKDPYEFINAVSEVRSKKEILDAADLYYRFNWACVDERINGRQIEGINPGIVYERQYALNWLIHYMDQDWDNVTCDT; this is encoded by the coding sequence ATGATCTGTACTATTTATTCGCATCATTTAGGACTGGAGAAAATCAAAGAAATCTTTCTTTCTCATGTTCCTGACGGAATTTTTTCCAATAATGGTGAAAACCTCGAATTTGAAGTAAAAGGCGGTATTCTGAGTCCGTCAAAAAAAGTAACTGTTTTTTATAGAGAAAGGGCAGTGCCCTCTTATCAGATTCCGCACACAGATGATTCTGAGTTAACTGCCAATTTAAAAGGATTGTATGGTTATGTAAATTCTCTGCCAGCCCAAAATGAAAAGATAAAAGGTCTTTTTCTTCATAAAATACAAACCCTTAATTCTGAGTTTTCAATTCGTCAGGATAAAGGAGAAATAAAACAACTGAATGCCATTATAAAGGATCTTGCGATAGAGTTTGAAGCGGTTCTATTTGTGCAGCCCAAAACGATTATCAGCAAAGCAGATACGCAGCATTTTCTGGATCAGGATTTAAACTTAATAATTGATGTAAACGGAAACTGCGAAATAGATGAACTTCCTGTTAATATCAATTCTGAATATTTTGATGGTGATCAGACCCAATTAACCGAAGATCAAATTCAGAGAAAAGCAGACAGCGAAAAAATTCTCGAAAGAGAAAACATAAAAATTAACAAACATCTGCCTTGTATTGAATCTGAAAACGAAACGACGATTCGATCAGCAAAGGAAATTGCAGAAAGACTCAGTGTTTTGGCCGTAACCAATTTAGTTGCTTTTAATAGTATATCGGCTGAGGAAGCAGTTGATTATCTGCAGGAATACCATCTTTGGGAAAAGGTAACAGAGGGAGAAAAAGAGTTTCTGGCTGACCCGACAGAGGACAAAAAAATGTATGAAACCTGGAAATGTGAAGGAATCTGGACCTTGACCTGGGCTTTGAAGAAAGTGGATGCGCTTGATTTTCCAAATGAATTCTGCAGCCTTGAAAATATCAGCGCAGAGAATTATCCAGTAGGAAAAGACAAAGACCCATATGAATTTATAAATGCTGTAAGCGAGGTGCGATCTAAAAAGGAAATTTTAGATGCTGCCGATTTGTATTACAGATTTAATTGGGCTTGTGTAGATGAAAGAATCAACGGAAGACAGATTGAAGGCATCAATCCCGGAATTGTTTACGAAAGACAATATGCCTTAAACTGGCTTATACATTACATGGATCAGGATTGGGATAATGTTACCTGCGATACTTAA
- a CDS encoding TonB-dependent receptor, producing MRILYFLLFMISISSWSQTGKITGKVTFTNNETALGASIQVSGTQKFAVVDNDGQFEIKGLAYGNYTLEISSMEAKAKSVKVVLNNPTQQISISLEKITDPKILKEVLIQKKSVKKEIVEKGFSVNVIETQEAAKRNIQTNDLLGQSMGVRIRQNGGLGSNVTYNLNGMTGNAIRIFIDGIPISTYGSSFNLNSIPPALIDRIEVYKGVIPAHLADDALGGAINVILKKGARNSLNASISYGSFNTTQSNFNTTFRNKSGFTVKGSGFYNYSDNDYEIWGKFAFNILPNGQKEFIKVKRFEDAYRSYGGRVEVGFTDVNWADTFLVGFNASDDYNEIQNGQAMSRPYKGRFTESDAQVISLNYAKKDFIVKGLEFTVNSVFSQRGQVLSDTVKYNYNWFNEKVRGLKGEYLMTPQGAQQGPATILHFNDKIFSTRANLNYNITENHRIVLGTMLYSFDRNEFDEMKSQLERDFQQKRDLQKNILSMAYELEAFNSRLRTNLFGKRYNQRTEQRTPIITSVNGQNAIEEKIENNSTTFYGYGLASSYFIVPKVMLMLSAEKAIRLPSENEIFGNPGENQSASSSLKPEQSNNLNAGLRFGPYTINDHKFSFNGSGFWRNTRDKIVRDFSNRVNEALEVAPSVNLGKAQSLGYEAAVEYSNNNRLFISMNMSKFNSLFKDQYDANGKQLDHYNKQYPNEPFFNINANAQYNFKNVLQKNSQLNLYYNFGFVGEFYTNWLSMESSKVPDQFPHDLGLSYVFPNKNFIASFDAKNITNQQVYDNFAVQKPGRAFYLKINYTINKF from the coding sequence ATGAGAATTCTTTACTTTCTCCTTTTCATGATAAGCATTTCCAGTTGGTCTCAAACCGGAAAAATTACAGGAAAAGTAACCTTTACCAATAACGAAACAGCTCTTGGAGCTTCTATACAAGTTTCAGGAACACAAAAATTTGCCGTTGTAGACAACGATGGACAATTTGAAATAAAAGGTCTGGCTTACGGAAATTACACGTTGGAAATTTCTTCTATGGAGGCCAAAGCCAAATCTGTCAAAGTAGTACTGAATAATCCTACGCAGCAGATTAGCATTTCTTTGGAAAAAATTACAGATCCAAAAATTTTAAAAGAAGTATTAATCCAGAAAAAGTCAGTTAAAAAAGAAATCGTAGAAAAAGGTTTCTCTGTAAATGTGATCGAAACTCAGGAAGCTGCCAAACGAAATATACAAACCAACGATTTATTAGGACAATCAATGGGTGTTCGTATCAGGCAGAACGGTGGTTTGGGCTCAAATGTCACCTATAACCTAAACGGAATGACGGGCAACGCTATTCGTATTTTTATTGACGGAATCCCTATTTCTACTTATGGTTCATCTTTTAATTTAAACAGTATTCCTCCGGCTTTAATTGATCGAATTGAAGTTTACAAAGGCGTTATTCCGGCTCATTTGGCCGATGATGCTTTGGGCGGTGCAATTAATGTTATTCTGAAAAAAGGAGCCAGAAATTCTTTAAATGCATCTATTTCTTACGGATCGTTTAATACTACACAATCTAATTTTAATACCACTTTTAGGAACAAATCAGGGTTTACCGTAAAAGGTTCAGGTTTTTACAATTACTCTGATAACGATTATGAAATCTGGGGAAAATTTGCTTTTAACATTCTGCCTAACGGTCAAAAGGAATTTATAAAAGTAAAACGTTTTGAAGATGCTTACCGTTCTTACGGAGGACGTGTTGAAGTTGGTTTTACAGATGTAAACTGGGCAGATACTTTCTTAGTAGGCTTTAATGCTTCTGATGATTATAATGAAATCCAGAACGGACAAGCCATGTCAAGACCTTATAAAGGCAGGTTTACCGAATCTGATGCACAGGTAATAAGTCTTAATTATGCTAAAAAAGATTTTATTGTAAAAGGATTGGAATTTACTGTTAATTCCGTTTTTAGCCAAAGAGGACAAGTTTTAAGCGATACAGTCAAATATAACTACAACTGGTTTAATGAGAAAGTTCGCGGACTTAAGGGTGAATATCTTATGACACCACAGGGCGCACAACAGGGACCAGCTACAATTTTACATTTTAATGATAAAATTTTCAGTACCAGAGCCAACCTTAATTATAACATAACCGAAAATCACAGAATCGTATTGGGTACGATGCTTTACTCTTTTGACAGAAATGAGTTTGACGAAATGAAATCGCAGCTGGAAAGGGATTTTCAGCAAAAACGAGACCTTCAGAAAAACATTTTATCAATGGCTTACGAATTGGAAGCTTTTAACTCTCGTTTAAGAACCAATTTATTTGGAAAACGTTACAATCAAAGAACAGAACAGAGAACTCCGATTATTACATCTGTAAATGGACAAAACGCTATCGAGGAAAAAATAGAAAACAACAGCACAACTTTTTACGGATACGGATTAGCCAGTTCTTATTTTATTGTTCCAAAAGTAATGCTGATGTTATCTGCTGAAAAAGCAATACGACTTCCGTCTGAAAATGAAATTTTTGGTAATCCCGGCGAAAACCAAAGTGCCAGCAGTTCTTTAAAACCTGAACAAAGTAACAATCTCAATGCCGGTTTGCGATTTGGTCCCTATACCATCAACGATCATAAATTTAGTTTTAACGGATCTGGTTTCTGGAGAAATACGAGAGATAAAATTGTCCGCGATTTCAGCAACCGTGTAAATGAAGCTTTAGAGGTTGCCCCGTCTGTCAATTTAGGAAAAGCCCAGTCTCTTGGATATGAAGCAGCAGTAGAATATTCAAACAACAACAGATTGTTCATTAGTATGAATATGTCAAAATTCAATTCGTTATTTAAAGACCAGTACGATGCAAACGGAAAACAATTGGATCATTATAATAAACAATATCCTAATGAGCCGTTTTTCAATATTAACGCAAATGCACAGTACAATTTTAAAAATGTACTGCAGAAAAATTCACAGCTGAATCTTTATTACAACTTTGGTTTTGTGGGAGAATTTTATACAAACTGGCTGAGTATGGAAAGCAGCAAAGTACCTGACCAGTTCCCGCATGATTTAGGACTGAGCTATGTTTTTCCAAACAAAAACTTCATCGCCAGTTTTGATGCCAAAAACATAACAAACCAGCAGGTCTACGATAACTTTGCGGTTCAAAAACCGGGAAGAGCATTCTATTTAAAGATAAACTATACAATCAATAAATTTTAG
- a CDS encoding FAD:protein FMN transferase, translating to MLKLLSHKILLLFFVTICFSANSQILRKRTTLLMGGRFDISIVDKDSLSAEQNIDIVIAEITRIENLISDWKPDSQVSQVNQNAGIQPIKVDREVFELAQRALKLSEITNGGFDVSFAAMDRIWKFDGSMTEMPSAEAIKKSVEKVGYKNIILDSVQSTIFLKLKGMKIGFGALGEGYATDKCRSMMIEKGVPAGIINGSGDMSTWGKQPNGKDWKIGITNPFHPEKILTAIPLKEGAVTTSGSYEKFVVFNGKRYSHIINPATGYPAAGLCSITVFGPNAETANGLSTSMMVLGQKEGLLLLQKFPEYSCVMITDKGKTIQSKNFTYKL from the coding sequence ATGCTTAAATTATTGTCTCATAAAATCCTTTTGCTGTTTTTCGTAACGATCTGTTTTTCGGCAAATTCGCAGATCTTACGAAAAAGAACCACACTGCTTATGGGCGGACGTTTCGACATAAGCATTGTAGATAAAGATTCGCTTTCTGCAGAGCAAAATATCGACATTGTAATTGCCGAAATCACCAGAATTGAAAACCTTATTTCGGATTGGAAACCGGATTCGCAGGTTTCTCAAGTCAATCAAAATGCCGGAATACAACCCATAAAAGTAGACAGAGAAGTTTTTGAACTGGCACAAAGAGCCCTTAAACTTTCGGAAATCACGAATGGTGGTTTTGACGTAAGTTTTGCTGCAATGGACAGAATCTGGAAATTTGACGGTTCAATGACCGAAATGCCTTCGGCAGAAGCCATAAAAAAATCAGTGGAAAAAGTCGGTTATAAAAACATTATTCTGGACAGCGTTCAATCGACCATTTTTCTAAAATTAAAAGGAATGAAAATTGGTTTTGGTGCTTTGGGCGAAGGATATGCGACCGATAAATGCCGTTCCATGATGATTGAAAAAGGCGTACCAGCCGGAATTATTAACGGTTCGGGCGATATGAGCACCTGGGGAAAACAACCTAATGGAAAAGACTGGAAAATCGGTATCACGAATCCGTTTCATCCTGAAAAAATCCTGACTGCCATTCCTTTAAAAGAAGGTGCTGTAACAACTTCCGGCAGTTATGAAAAGTTTGTGGTTTTTAACGGCAAACGCTATTCGCATATTATAAATCCTGCAACCGGATATCCTGCAGCCGGTTTATGCAGTATAACAGTCTTTGGTCCCAATGCCGAAACCGCTAACGGACTCAGTACTTCTATGATGGTTCTGGGTCAGAAAGAAGGCCTGCTTTTACTCCAAAAATTCCCCGAATACAGCTGTGTTATGATTACAGATAAAGGGAAAACGATTCAATCTAAAAATTTTACTTATAAATTATAG
- a CDS encoding PepSY domain-containing protein, whose protein sequence is MTLSFWRYAHLALALFSSVFLILASVTGIILAVDAVQEKTLPYKAADFDKITLGETLPILKKAYPEITEVSVDYNQFVTLQAIDADGNDVNAYINPKTGKVLGKPEKKREFIKWITGFHRSLFLHETGRFFVGAISFCLLLISISGFVLVLKRQRGIRNFFSKVIKEYFAQYYHVVLGRLALIPILIIALTGTYLSLERFNFFMGDEKPKPVKTEISAKAKTVSVFETTLLSEVKKIEFPFTDDPEEYYIIELKDREIEVNQVTGAVTSEKKSPMTVQFAALSLDLHTGRINGIWAVILAIACINILFFIYSGFAITLKRKSSRIKNKFKAEESTIILLAGSENGSTFRFANAIQKQLISHGHKAFITELNRFSVYPKAEHIIVFSSTHGLGDAPSNGNKFKTLLEKQNQDQKINFSVVGFGSKAYPDFCGFAIEIDQLLEKQNWAERYLDLQTVNDKSAVEFVDWVKLWSTKTGIVLSTTPSLYNHVPKGLQKLMVLDKTPISETEHTFILTLRASSRTKFISGDLLAVYPANDSRERLYSIGNHSGNVQLVVKLHPNGLGSGYLNTLEPGDVIKARILKNPAFYLPKKAPKAAFISNGTGIAPFLGMIEQNKAMQEIHLYSGFRMETPTLLAYKKFAMVMKQKEHLVDFHVALSREAKQIYVMDLIRRDTVFFMDLLKQGGVIMICGSLAMQQDVEAILNDLCMSNGIKTLAEYKENGQLLTDCY, encoded by the coding sequence ATGACTCTTTCTTTCTGGCGTTACGCACACCTGGCTCTGGCCTTGTTTTCTTCTGTTTTTTTGATTTTGGCTTCGGTTACCGGGATTATTCTGGCAGTCGATGCGGTGCAGGAAAAAACACTTCCGTACAAAGCTGCAGATTTTGATAAAATAACCCTGGGAGAAACCCTGCCGATCCTAAAAAAAGCGTATCCGGAAATTACAGAAGTAAGCGTAGATTACAACCAGTTTGTAACGCTTCAGGCTATTGATGCAGACGGAAATGACGTAAATGCCTATATCAATCCTAAAACAGGAAAAGTACTGGGAAAACCTGAAAAAAAAAGGGAATTCATTAAATGGATTACCGGATTCCACCGTTCGTTATTTCTTCATGAAACCGGACGTTTTTTTGTGGGTGCCATTTCTTTCTGTTTGTTACTAATATCTATTTCGGGTTTCGTGCTGGTTTTAAAAAGACAGCGTGGCATCCGAAATTTCTTTTCTAAAGTCATCAAAGAATATTTTGCACAATATTATCATGTTGTTTTAGGAAGGCTGGCTTTGATCCCTATTTTAATTATTGCCTTAACCGGAACGTATTTATCACTCGAAAGGTTTAATTTTTTTATGGGTGATGAAAAACCGAAACCGGTTAAAACGGAAATTTCGGCAAAAGCTAAAACGGTTTCTGTTTTTGAAACAACTTTATTATCTGAGGTTAAGAAAATTGAATTTCCATTTACAGATGATCCCGAAGAATATTATATTATTGAACTGAAAGACCGCGAAATCGAAGTGAATCAGGTTACCGGTGCTGTAACTTCTGAAAAAAAATCACCAATGACAGTTCAGTTTGCAGCTTTGAGTCTTGACCTTCATACAGGAAGGATTAACGGAATCTGGGCTGTAATTCTGGCTATTGCGTGTATCAATATTCTTTTCTTTATTTATTCGGGTTTTGCGATTACTTTAAAAAGAAAATCAAGCCGCATTAAAAATAAATTTAAAGCAGAGGAAAGTACTATTATTCTTTTGGCAGGTTCAGAAAACGGAAGCACTTTCCGCTTTGCTAATGCTATTCAGAAACAATTAATCAGCCACGGACATAAAGCTTTTATAACTGAACTGAATCGTTTTTCGGTTTACCCGAAAGCAGAACATATTATCGTTTTTTCTTCGACACACGGTTTAGGTGATGCACCTTCAAACGGAAATAAGTTCAAAACTTTGCTAGAAAAACAAAATCAGGACCAGAAAATCAATTTTTCTGTTGTTGGTTTTGGTTCGAAAGCTTATCCTGATTTCTGCGGATTTGCTATTGAAATCGACCAGCTTCTCGAAAAGCAAAACTGGGCAGAACGTTACTTGGATTTACAGACGGTAAACGATAAATCGGCTGTAGAGTTTGTAGACTGGGTAAAATTATGGAGCACCAAAACGGGAATTGTCTTATCGACAACGCCTTCTTTGTATAATCATGTGCCAAAAGGACTTCAAAAATTAATGGTTTTAGATAAAACTCCTATTTCTGAAACCGAACATACTTTTATCCTGACGCTTAGAGCCAGTTCACGAACCAAATTTATCTCAGGTGATTTACTGGCTGTTTATCCGGCAAACGATTCAAGAGAACGCCTCTACTCTATCGGGAATCATTCAGGCAATGTACAATTGGTTGTAAAACTGCACCCAAACGGATTGGGTTCAGGATATTTGAATACTTTAGAACCGGGTGATGTTATTAAAGCCAGAATCCTGAAAAATCCTGCTTTTTATCTGCCAAAGAAAGCGCCAAAAGCAGCTTTTATATCCAACGGAACCGGAATTGCGCCTTTCCTCGGAATGATCGAACAAAATAAAGCGATGCAGGAAATCCATCTTTACAGCGGATTCAGAATGGAAACGCCTACTCTACTGGCTTATAAAAAGTTCGCTATGGTAATGAAACAAAAGGAACATCTTGTTGATTTTCACGTAGCTTTATCTCGCGAAGCAAAGCAAATTTATGTAATGGATCTGATTAGAAGGGATACGGTCTTTTTTATGGATTTACTAAAACAAGGCGGTGTAATTATGATCTGCGGTTCTCTTGCTATGCAGCAGGATGTTGAAGCGATCCTTAATGATTTATGTATGTCAAACGGAATTAAAACTCTGGCTGAATACAAAGAAAACGGTCAGTTATTAACGGATTGTTATTAG
- a CDS encoding DUF2271 domain-containing protein, giving the protein MKSILKIALTSAFIFLFSFQSNAQSAKYKCMLQMNNYMGEGAYIVVSLINANNEYEKTLYVMGDDKKWYKSLKEWNKFHTQKSEDISAKTGASVTGGDRSVTTIEIENSKINKGYKLRFESAVEDQKYYVSDLEIPLTTEGLAEKTDGKGYIKYVRLNKL; this is encoded by the coding sequence ATGAAATCTATATTAAAAATTGCTCTTACAAGTGCTTTTATCTTTTTATTTTCTTTTCAGTCCAACGCTCAGTCAGCCAAATACAAATGCATGCTGCAAATGAACAATTATATGGGAGAAGGTGCTTATATCGTGGTTTCACTTATAAATGCCAATAACGAATACGAAAAAACGCTTTATGTAATGGGTGATGACAAAAAATGGTACAAATCGCTAAAAGAATGGAATAAATTTCACACACAGAAATCTGAAGATATCAGCGCTAAAACCGGAGCTTCTGTTACCGGCGGAGACCGCAGTGTGACTACTATTGAAATCGAAAATTCTAAAATTAACAAAGGATATAAATTACGTTTCGAATCGGCTGTTGAAGATCAGAAATATTATGTAAGCGACCTTGAAATTCCGCTTACAACTGAAGGTCTTGCAGAAAAAACAGATGGCAAAGGTTACATCAAATACGTAAGACTTAACAAATTATAA